DNA sequence from the Salvia splendens isolate huo1 chromosome 19, SspV2, whole genome shotgun sequence genome:
GTCCTTTTTTTGTTGTTTGAATTCGTTTTAAACCTATAGACTTGTTGGAATTTAATGTTTATTGTTTAAGATTCAAGACttattttcttcaatatttttgttttatttactaaattttaatgtttatatatatacacacttcCTACAGTATTCTAGTTGGATGAATAATTTGATCAGTTCAAACAATTGAaccataaattataaaaactaaagATTAATAAACACAGCCATGAAGTTGCAATCAATATAGGTTTGTTTTCGTGAAAGCGGACGCAAGAAATTGTTGTGTTTCATTTGACATCTAATAACCTAATCAAATAGTATTGTGACCAAAGATACAAAAGCTTAGCCAAGGCCTAAACACTTTCTAGCCGAATTAGGGAAGTAAGTAATTGGACACATATGATAAGAAGCCAAAAGTAGGTTTACTAATACATAGACACTTGAAACTGAAGTAGATATATTATATATTCACTGTCATCCCAACCAATAAGCTTGGGCTCTTTTTCTAAGCAAAATAgggagaaaaaataattatacacTATTGagaatttttaaatattgaaatCTTAATAACCCAATATTGATTGTAGTATAGTCTTTTTCCAGGCAACATAATCAATTTAATGTCTTAATATATGTAATGGATCATATAAACTTTTTATTGTACAGTAAGAAATTGGAATCAATATAGCTAAACCATTGATCTTAATTTTGTGCTCCATAATCTATATCATGATTTGTATGATATGAATGTTTTGTAGTATTATAAAAGCATTACTTTTTGTTAATAAGAAAGGTTATTTCTtaaaggccatccacaatggggcggacgatggcgcggacgatgcaacgcattttagtttttttttttaaattttaaaattcgaaaattttgttatatatatacccctggcttcacttttcacttgtaacttttcgattcacatttaaactctcaaattacgctataaaatggattctggtggatactcaagtcctagtagcccgatgtttggagatgtcgcacggtggccgggtacacatCCTAGCGaatagttaatcgttgtgttttttaatagcCCGAATAGttaatcaatgaattttttgccgttcttttagttaatcgttgtgttttttaataagtttgcatttatatatttgaaaacatttaaattaaataacaaaacaatagtaaaatgcttagggcgccccactgcaggtggaaggacatgaggataaaaatgctgacgtggcggtgcatagggcgggctttagggcgggCCTTAGGGCcccccattgtggatggcctaatgagTCGTCTTCTATATTCTGATGATTATATTCTGTACAAATCTATTTTCAATTGTAGATTGTATACTAAGAAGAAAGTTCCAATCTATATATATCTCGACAATGTATTGTGAACGATCTCGTTATCAGTTCGAGGGTACCcttatttaaaatatagtactccctccgttccattacACACATTTTTTTTGGGCACATATTTTTAGTAGTGATcaaataaaaagagaataaaatatgagtgagaaaaaagtagagagaaaaaataggaaaagaaataaagtaagagatatagtattatttttttatcataaaataaaatatttcaccTATAATGAAACAGCCCAAAAAGAAATAGACGTAATGTATAAGGGAAAGAGCCCAAAAAGAAATAGACGGTTACTTATAAtggacagaggaagtataatGAATTACCTCATATCCAACACAACCAATAATATACTACCTCTTATCTTAAAAAAAAGGGACAATGAAGTCGGTGGTCCCATCCAGCCAATCTTTTGACATCTCTAGGTATACAAAATGAAACACAATTCTACCTTTATCTATATAGTAGTAATCCACAGATGATCAACTTCTTATATACTCCACATTTAACatatatattactattaaattaaatgaatagttaataaaatatgagagataaaaaaaacaaataaattataagcaataaaaaagtaaaaaaagaatataaagtacgagagagtaaaatgttatttttatttaaaaaacgaAGTTAATCACTTGAATTaggataaattaaaataaaaaatttatcatCTAAAATGAAACGAAAGGATTATGAATTAGCAGGTTATAGCAGTCGGTGTGATCCTAAAAAAtgctaatgaagccggtccCACCAATCAAATCTTTTGCCCTCTTTAGGCATACAACACGAAATAGTACAATTCTACTCCTCATCTCTAATTTCCTCATCTATTTTGGAATTAAAAATAGTTTATCATTAACCACTAAAAGAGTTCACCTCTTCGACGTAACTATCTAAATATTTCATTCCTCTATAAATAACCTAACCTGTAGTAGACATTCTCATAACCTCAAATCATCTTCTCCgaccaaaaaaacaaaatggagAAAACACAACACAAACCCCACTGCCTAATCCTGCCATACCCAATCCAAGGCCACATCAACCCCATGCTCCAATTCTCCAAACGCTTAGCCGCCAAAGGCATCACAATCACCTTCGCCGTCTTAGAAAACCTCCACACCTCCGCCGACGACGAATTCTCCTCCTCCATCTCCGTCGAGACAATCTCCGATGGCTACACCTCCGCCACCAGAGCCGCAGCTCTGCTGCCGGAGTATTTACCCACCTTCCAAAAGGCCGGGTCCGAGTCGTTAACCCAACTCATCGAGAAGCTTCGGGAGAGGGGCCGGGCCGTCGACTGCGTCGTCTACGACACCTTCCTTCCGTGGGGCCTGGCCGTGGCCAGGAATATGGGACTGTTTGGGGCGGCCTTTTTCACGCAGTCGTGCTCGGTTAATATTATTTACTACAGTTTGTTTAAAGGGTTGCTGAATGTTGAGGTTGTGGAGAGGGAGGTGTTGCTTCCCGGGCTGCCGGAGTTGGGGGCTTCGGATTTGCCGTCGTTTGTGCTTGACCGGGAGACACACCCGGGCTCGTTTGAGCTGCTGGTGGATCAGTTTGAAGGTGTGGAGGATTCCAATTTCGCGTTTGTTAACTCGGTTTATGAGCTTGAGGAAGAGGTATGTCGTCTGACGTCTGTTATGTCTATCGTGACGtgacctttaaatttatatttatttataaaaaaaatgaaataggcttggaatttgtttgtttttgttttctaaTGTTTGTTTTCGTTCATGCACCGTGCATACCATTGCAAGCagtgataaattaattaaagtaaaatttaataaatatgatTAAGATTTCATTAATTAGGGAATACATAATGGAGTCTtgactttaatttttttgaagtaTTGAATTTACTAAATGATGGATGCATCGTTGAAATGGTTTAAAAATCACTTGGAATTCGCAAAGTCACTCGAAAATCATTATTTATGTGATACCCAATTGATTCTTATATGCTGCAATATTTCCCAATTCTTATATTCCATATTGCAGTTGACATTCAATCATTTTCTTTCATTAATCTTGCAGCtaattaattaagccttaaacttTTTTGCTGCAGTGTTTTTTTTGTGCATAAAAACAAATTCATTTATTGATGATTGTAGTactagtagtactccctccgttccctccgtcccatgttactcgcacttttcattttagatcataaatttgggattggttttttagtgtaattaaattagaattttaagtataacgagacatcacttaataaatgagctcttaacttaatctaatatattaattaaatgtattaattctaacttaaattataaatagtgtaaggaatTTGTAACGAGTCAAAAAGcaacagtgcaagtaacatgggacggagggagtagtattttgttttctagTATACCAATCAAACCCCCTTTATCACGTTGGAGATTCCCTGATTCCCTGCACACGTCCCACCACAGAAATGATTCAATAAGTAATCCTACAATTTAAGTTAGGAACATTTTTATATGTGGATATAATTTAGGGTTTAAAGTGATATTTATTCTATAATTAAACCCCTTGCTGCACTATTTACTACTTCCTCCGTATCTTATAATTTGTCACTATTTGACCCAGCACTGGTTTAAgcaatgtaatagaaagtgagttgaaaaagttaatggaatatgagttctacttttatatatattagttttataataaaatgcgagagagaatgagttagtggaatgtggggtacactacaaaaaatgacaaaagtgaaaggtgacaaactTTTAGGGACgaatgaaaatggaaataagtgacaattttttagggacggagggagtagtataatttttatatttatttacatTACCTGCAGTTAGTAACTTGGCCATTCTTATATTGCAAATTAATGTGTTTTGCTTTGTAGAACGGCAACTCAATCTTATCATCATccccaaaaaaacaaaaactaaaagtaatcaagttatttttttaattaattactctatttattttatgtCCGGTTTCAGGCCACTGATTGGCTGAAAAAATTCATGTCCGTGAAAACAATTGGACCAACTATACCTTCTATGTACCTAGACAAAAGATTGCAACACGACAAAAATTATGGTCTTAGTTTGTTCAAGCCAGACGACACTTGCATGAAATGGCTACAACAACAATCACCTAAATCAGTTATCTACATATCATTTGGTAGCATGGCCAAATTGGAAGAGCAACAAATGGTAGAATTGGCAACAACCCTAAAGCTAACCGGCAAACCATTTCTATGGGTGGTCCGGTCGTCAGAGGCCTCCAAGCTCCCGCAGGGTTTCATGGACGAGGCCTCAGACCAGGGGCTAATCGTGTCATGGTGCCCCCAGCTAGAGGTCCTCGCCCACGATACCATAGGGTGCTTCATCACACATTGTGGATGGAACTCGACTCTGGAGGCACTAAGCCTAGGGGTCCCCATGGTGGGGGTCCCGTGGTGGAGTGATCAAGCTACTAATGCTAAGTTTGTGATGGATGTTTGGAAAATGGGAGTGAGGGCTTGTCCGGATAAGGGAGACGTTGTCGGGCATGAGGAGCTGGTTCGTTGCGTGAAGTGTGTGATGGAGGGAGAGAGATCGGAAGAGATGAGATTAAATGCAATGAAATGGAAGGAATTGACAAAAGGAGCTGTGGATGAGGGTGGAAGTTCGGATAAAAATATTCAAGAATTTGTGTCTACTTTGATGGGAGGTGAAACCCTTCCACAAAAGTAATTGGATTCTTGATTATTTAAGTAtctttaataaataatttggagtttgattattttatatGCTTCCTCTTGATCTATGTTTAAATCGGTATATGGGAATTGCTGCAACAagctaaatatataaaataagataacgtATGTGTAGATGGTACGACCCTACGTCGTATCCCGTTTTACCGGCGTCCTAACGAAGGATCGGCGGTAGCAAGAACCGGCTGTGCGCGAGAGCTCTCGTCGGGCAGCACGCTTGCTAGAGTTTCTTGATAGAATAGTTACGAGTTGTGCGCGGGATCTTCCCGTCGGGCAACGCGATAACTAGGATTTGATAAGGGGCCACGTAAGTAGAGCAAAATAATATTCTTCttattgattgattgaattgatcacattcctccctatttataatactaagtCCTAACTTAtcgaacaagaaacaaatatatgtaAAGATATGCAAGACCCTAAtaaatctaaactaattaaatgaaGAAGGAACAAATCTAACTAGGCGAAAGAGGCTCGTATCAACCCTCCCCCGgataaaatccaccttgtcctcaaggtgggaaccacgaagcgaCGACAAGTTGAAAacagaagcttcggcgaggcatctcctcctggatcaaacacacaacGAGCCTTGACATAGGTCTGCACTCGCCCCCCCTGGACGGCCTCGTCTTCTATGAACCTTTGAAGGAGAACTTGAAACTGCTGGAACTCATTCTGCTGCACAAAACCCACGGCATACATCTTCTGGTAGTTGAGGATATCGAATTTACGCATCATTTCTCTGTAGCTCTTGTGAAGCTCAGCAATGCAATCTCGACGCTGCATTTCCTCGCTCTCGTCTATCTTCCACGGCTTCCAGTCACCGATGACCGTAGGCGTCTCGTACTCCTCCACAATGGTAGTCAAGCCTGTGGCCTTCACCTTCTTAAGCTCCATCTGCAACGGCTCAATCAACTCTTGATTCTCCCATAAACACTCCAACTTGTTGGTGATTCCATCATTCTCAAAAGGACTACACTCGTTTTCCAATTCCCCATTATTTGTCTCCATATCATCTACGGACATAAATccttcaccaatcttctcatcatataccccgacGAGCACTTGCCGCGGCGTATTGTCGGTCTTGACGATCTCTTCTAGGGACTCGTCGATTGGAACATCCACATCAAGATTAGCGCCCCCATTGTGAGCGTCGTTGTTGGGAACATCATCATCCTCCTCAGCATAGCATAACCAACGTTGTTTGCATACATGCCCCATGACCCATATATCAGGGCAGTAATAACATAGACCCAACCGCGCCCGTTCCGCCTTTTCTGCCTGCGAAACCCGGACCATCGGTGGCCTAAGCTGAACAGCCGCCCGTCCCAAACCTCCCTGGGATTGAACCGCAACTCCTGATGGCTGGGGTGTGCGTTCTGACGTAGTATCGGACAGCTCCAGTGCTAGAGCCATAGTAGCCGCTGAGGACAGCGGTCTATCCAACTGTAGTCTCTCCCTCCTAAATGGTGTAGGGCCTTGACGATCAAAACGATCACGCACATCCTCCAAGAAATCCTGCCACGTCACGAAATCGTTATTCGGCAAATAGTTAAATACCCAATTCGCCGCTGGTTGATCAAATAACATGACTGCATAGTGAAGACGTTGGGCATCCGGTATCATGACGtgattaaaataatattgaacCCTGGCAATCCAACTCGTCGCCTCGCACCCATCGAATCTCGGAGGCTTCATCGACACCTGGTTCCTGTCGAACCCCGCTGCGGCCGGGTTATATCGTTGGGGAGGGTCCCAACGAGACGTCGGCGCGTCCGACCGCTGCTGCCATCCCCCAAACGTGGGCCGGCCATACTTCATCGTCGGCGCCGTGTCCCAGTCGGTGGGCCCGCTGTATCTCTCGGCGCGTCGACTCCTCATGTCCGACTCTCCTTCTTGATAGGCGAAATTAGGGTTTCGTGGTCGGTGACCCTTCTCCCCCGATTTTCTTCTTCTGTACTCCTCATACTCATCTTCTCCCCCCGCGTCGAACCCTAGGGAGGGTTCTTGTTCCCGCGAAGCCGCTGGTTCCAAACGGTCCAAGCGGCGATCCGCGGCGTCCTTCCATTGATCGAACCTTTCCATCTTGTCTAGAATACGATCAAGTTTCTTATTCACGGGATCATCATGATGTGAATCCCCTAGTGGGCGACTCTCCACGTCGTCGTCGATACCAAGGCGCTGGTAGATCTCGTTCCGTCGGATGTGAAAGTCTGGTCGTCGAGACGCACCATTAGGAAACATATCCAGACGGTTAACGCCCCATGTAGAATTACCATTATTATTGAAACGATTCATGAGTTCacggatgaaagcaccagttggtACGACCCTACGTCGTATCCCGTTTTACCGGCGTCCTAACGAAGGATCGGCGGTAGCAAGAACCGGCTGTGCGCGAGAGCTCTCGTCGGGCAGCACGCTTGCTAGAGTTTCTTGATAGAATAGTTACGAGTTGTGCGCGGGATCTTCCCGTCGGGCAACGCGATAACTAGGATTTGATAAGGGGCCACGTAAGTAGAGCAAAATAATATTCTTCttattgattgattgaattgatcacattcctccctatttataatactaagtCCTAACTTAtcgaacaagaaacaaatatatgtaAAGATATGCAAGACCCTAAtaaatctaaactaattaaatgaaGAAGGAACAAATCTAACTAGGCGAAAGAGGCTCGTATCAGTAGAACATTGTTTTATT
Encoded proteins:
- the LOC121780247 gene encoding UDP-glycosyltransferase 74E2-like — protein: MEKTQHKPHCLILPYPIQGHINPMLQFSKRLAAKGITITFAVLENLHTSADDEFSSSISVETISDGYTSATRAAALLPEYLPTFQKAGSESLTQLIEKLRERGRAVDCVVYDTFLPWGLAVARNMGLFGAAFFTQSCSVNIIYYSLFKGLLNVEVVEREVLLPGLPELGASDLPSFVLDRETHPGSFELLVDQFEGVEDSNFAFVNSVYELEEEATDWLKKFMSVKTIGPTIPSMYLDKRLQHDKNYGLSLFKPDDTCMKWLQQQSPKSVIYISFGSMAKLEEQQMVELATTLKLTGKPFLWVVRSSEASKLPQGFMDEASDQGLIVSWCPQLEVLAHDTIGCFITHCGWNSTLEALSLGVPMVGVPWWSDQATNAKFVMDVWKMGVRACPDKGDVVGHEELVRCVKCVMEGERSEEMRLNAMKWKELTKGAVDEGGSSDKNIQEFVSTLMGGETLPQK